In one window of Catalinimonas alkaloidigena DNA:
- a CDS encoding c-type cytochrome, which translates to MKKSFFFAIALGLLTACGGNTENTGTADSTLAEDMPATSEPVPEDQTPANGADAQLLAAGEEAYKQYCIACHQADGKGVPPAFPPLAESDWVAGDTDRLINVLLNGLDGEIVVNGETYSAMMPTHNFLSDEQIAGVLTYVRTNFGNDASPVAVEDVTALRNKN; encoded by the coding sequence GTGAAGAAATCCTTCTTTTTTGCAATTGCGTTGGGCCTGCTAACGGCCTGCGGTGGCAACACCGAAAACACCGGCACGGCCGATTCTACTCTGGCGGAAGATATGCCCGCTACCTCTGAGCCGGTTCCGGAAGATCAGACCCCTGCCAATGGGGCCGATGCTCAACTGCTGGCCGCCGGCGAAGAAGCGTATAAACAGTACTGCATCGCCTGTCACCAGGCCGATGGCAAAGGCGTGCCTCCGGCGTTCCCTCCGCTGGCGGAGTCAGACTGGGTTGCGGGTGATACCGACCGTCTGATCAATGTTCTGTTAAACGGCCTGGACGGCGAAATCGTCGTGAACGGGGAAACCTATAGTGCGATGATGCCGACCCACAATTTCCTTTCTGACGAACAGATTGCGGGCGTCCTCACGTATGTACGCACCAATTTTGGTAACGACGCTTCGCCCGTCGCGGTTGAAGACGTTACGGCGTTGCGCAATAAAAACTAA
- a CDS encoding WbqC family protein gives MQKIKSNNIGKNLRPIYVRMLPSDMTPPALPPPPGPLLTELHYFPCQAFFAALLRAEGELIIEAHETFQKQTYRNRCYIQGANQVLLLTVPVEKARKHVSIKDVRIDTTQRWRAQHWRAVQSAYGKSPFFEFFADEFERVFAKEWEWLYELNRFVLTQCLNLLGLSARITETEHWHADAKGVWDLRSAFQPGQTSSWRHFYQPVVYPQLFGEEFAENLSVLDLLCCEGPHALSLLKQSIRYRN, from the coding sequence TTGCAGAAGATCAAAAGTAACAATATCGGTAAAAACTTACGTCCGATTTATGTTAGGATGCTGCCTTCTGACATGACGCCTCCTGCTTTACCACCGCCTCCGGGACCCCTCCTTACCGAATTGCACTATTTCCCCTGCCAGGCATTTTTTGCCGCGTTGTTGCGGGCCGAGGGAGAACTGATCATCGAGGCCCATGAAACTTTCCAGAAACAAACCTACCGCAACCGGTGTTATATCCAGGGTGCAAACCAGGTTCTGTTGTTAACCGTACCTGTAGAAAAGGCCAGAAAACACGTTTCCATCAAAGACGTGCGGATCGACACCACGCAGCGGTGGCGGGCGCAACACTGGCGAGCGGTGCAATCGGCTTATGGGAAATCCCCGTTCTTCGAATTTTTTGCAGACGAGTTCGAGAGGGTATTTGCAAAAGAGTGGGAGTGGCTGTACGAACTGAATCGTTTTGTGCTGACACAGTGTCTGAATTTGTTGGGTTTGTCTGCCAGAATAACCGAGACGGAGCACTGGCACGCTGACGCAAAAGGCGTCTGGGATCTTCGATCTGCATTTCAACCGGGCCAAACGTCGTCGTGGCGACATTTTTACCAACCCGTTGTCTATCCTCAATTGTTTGGAGAGGAATTTGCAGAAAACCTAAGCGTACTGGATTTGCTCTGCTGCGAAGGACCCCACGCACTGTCTCTACTAAAACAGTCCATCAGGTACCGTAATTGA
- a CDS encoding ATP-dependent Clp protease ATP-binding subunit: MEAKFSNRVKEVISLSREEALRLGHEYIGTEHLLLGMIREGEGVAVGLLKKMGVSLDDLRVAIERATKGTATNNVKNLASIPLTRQSEKVLKITYLEAKSFKSEVIGTEHLLLSILRDEDNIATQILEKFSVTYDEIKELMEDQSTHPTSGPDTDDDSDEPRQFGAGGSKETKGTEKSRTPVLDNFGRDLTKFADEGKLDPIVGREKEIERVAQILSRRKKNNPILIGEPGVGKTAIAEGLALRIVQKKVSRVLFNKRVVTLDLASLVAGTKYRGQFEERMKAVMNELEKSPDVILFIDEIHTIVGAGGASGSLDASNMFKPALARGDIQCIGATTLDEYRQYIEKDGALARRFQLVMVDATTPEETIEILNNIKDKYEAHHHVNYSPEAIDACVKLSDRYISDRFLPDKAIDVLDEAGARVHINNIHVPQDILVLEEQIENIKKEKNRVVKSQKYEEAAQLRDKEKRLLEQLEQAKQRWEEETRQKRYAVDEENVAEVIGMMTGIPTNRIAQNESEKLLGMREELTKKVIGQDEAIVKLVKAIQRTRVGLKDPKKPIGSFVFLGPTGVGKTELAKVLATYLFDKDEALVRIDMSEYMEKFSVSRLVGAPPGYVGYEEGGQLTEKIRRKPYSVILLDEIEKAHPDVFNILLQVLDDGILTDGLGRRVDFRNTIIIMTSNIGVRDLKDFGAGIGFATRAKNDSMDELMKSTIQNALRKAFSPEFLNRLDDVIVFNSLQREDIHKIIDITLNKLFARIMSLGYQVELTEKAKDYLADKGYDQQYGARPLNRAIQRYLEDPVAEEILKGEVQIGDTLLADHEEGKEELFIKVKKNKPAKTASQSQDKPDKS, encoded by the coding sequence ATGGAAGCCAAATTCTCGAATCGTGTCAAAGAAGTTATTTCCTTGAGTCGGGAAGAAGCGCTGCGACTTGGGCATGAATACATCGGAACGGAACACCTCTTATTAGGAATGATACGTGAGGGGGAGGGTGTTGCCGTCGGTCTGCTCAAGAAGATGGGCGTTTCTCTCGATGACCTCAGGGTTGCCATAGAGCGTGCCACGAAGGGTACAGCCACGAACAATGTGAAAAATCTGGCTAGTATCCCGCTGACACGCCAGTCAGAAAAGGTACTGAAGATCACTTACCTCGAAGCCAAGAGCTTCAAAAGCGAGGTGATCGGGACAGAACACCTGCTGCTGTCGATTCTTCGGGATGAAGATAATATCGCCACGCAGATTCTGGAAAAATTTAGCGTCACCTACGACGAAATTAAAGAGTTGATGGAAGACCAGTCTACTCACCCGACCTCAGGGCCGGATACCGACGACGACAGCGATGAGCCGCGTCAGTTCGGGGCCGGTGGGAGCAAGGAGACCAAGGGTACCGAGAAATCGCGTACGCCGGTACTGGACAACTTCGGCCGTGACTTGACCAAGTTTGCGGACGAAGGCAAACTCGATCCGATCGTAGGACGGGAAAAAGAAATTGAGCGCGTTGCGCAGATTCTGAGCCGTCGGAAAAAGAACAACCCGATCCTGATCGGGGAGCCGGGCGTCGGGAAGACGGCCATCGCCGAAGGGCTGGCACTCCGCATCGTGCAGAAGAAAGTGTCGCGCGTATTGTTTAACAAACGTGTCGTGACGCTCGATCTGGCTTCGCTGGTGGCCGGTACCAAGTACCGTGGTCAGTTCGAAGAGCGGATGAAAGCCGTTATGAACGAACTGGAGAAGTCGCCCGACGTGATCCTGTTTATCGACGAAATCCACACCATTGTGGGGGCCGGAGGCGCTTCGGGTTCGCTCGACGCGTCGAACATGTTCAAGCCGGCATTGGCCCGGGGCGACATCCAATGCATCGGGGCCACCACGCTGGACGAATACCGTCAGTACATTGAAAAAGACGGTGCGCTGGCGCGTCGTTTCCAACTGGTAATGGTCGATGCGACTACGCCGGAAGAGACGATCGAGATCCTCAACAACATCAAGGACAAATACGAAGCACACCACCACGTCAACTATTCGCCCGAAGCGATTGATGCGTGTGTGAAACTGTCGGATCGTTACATTTCCGACCGCTTCCTGCCCGATAAGGCCATTGACGTACTGGACGAAGCTGGTGCGCGGGTGCACATCAACAACATCCACGTTCCGCAGGACATTCTGGTGTTGGAAGAGCAGATCGAAAACATCAAGAAAGAAAAGAACCGCGTCGTCAAGAGCCAGAAATACGAAGAAGCCGCTCAGCTCCGTGATAAGGAGAAGCGCTTGCTCGAACAACTGGAACAGGCCAAACAGCGCTGGGAAGAAGAAACACGTCAGAAGCGCTACGCGGTCGACGAAGAAAACGTCGCCGAAGTAATCGGCATGATGACGGGCATTCCGACCAACCGCATCGCACAGAACGAGAGCGAGAAGCTGCTGGGGATGCGCGAAGAACTGACCAAGAAAGTAATTGGTCAGGACGAAGCCATCGTGAAACTGGTGAAGGCCATTCAGCGGACACGCGTCGGGTTGAAAGACCCGAAAAAACCCATCGGTTCGTTTGTGTTCCTGGGGCCAACCGGGGTCGGCAAAACCGAACTCGCGAAGGTGCTGGCTACGTACCTCTTCGACAAAGACGAAGCCTTGGTGCGGATCGACATGTCGGAATACATGGAGAAATTCTCCGTATCCCGTCTCGTGGGAGCGCCTCCCGGATACGTCGGTTACGAAGAAGGTGGTCAGTTGACGGAAAAAATCCGCCGCAAGCCGTACTCAGTCATTCTGCTGGATGAAATCGAAAAAGCACACCCGGATGTATTCAACATTCTGTTGCAGGTGCTGGACGATGGCATCCTGACCGACGGACTGGGTCGCCGGGTCGACTTCCGAAACACGATCATCATCATGACCTCGAACATCGGGGTACGTGACCTGAAAGACTTCGGGGCCGGAATCGGTTTTGCTACCCGTGCGAAGAACGACAGCATGGATGAGTTGATGAAGAGCACCATTCAGAATGCGCTTCGGAAGGCGTTCTCGCCCGAGTTCCTGAACCGTCTGGATGACGTAATCGTGTTCAACTCGTTGCAGCGCGAGGATATCCACAAGATCATCGACATCACGCTCAACAAACTGTTTGCCCGCATTATGTCACTGGGCTATCAGGTCGAGCTGACCGAGAAGGCGAAAGACTACCTGGCCGACAAAGGTTATGACCAACAGTACGGTGCTCGTCCGCTGAACCGGGCCATCCAACGTTATCTGGAAGATCCGGTGGCAGAGGAAATCCTGAAAGGCGAGGTGCAGATTGGCGATACGCTGCTGGCCGACCATGAAGAAGGTAAGGAAGAGCTCTTCATCAAAGTGAAGAAGAACAAACCTGCCAAGACCGCGAGCCAAAGCCAGGATAAGCCTGATAAGAGCTAG
- a CDS encoding GWxTD domain-containing protein: protein MARTRGTWWVWTSGLLLSLAMPACRLTAQSLSATLDFQRFRLERDQALIELWLGVEGSSLQYNPVAPPDQGWQGAVHYTWMIRREDSVFFAEKVRLVSPVFPTVTGTTQWLSGRQRVALPYGTYTLEVETRDENRPDAPPLHTNIPLEVSFPEAQPAFSDLQLLEDYRPATSETPHARHGWLLQPYPGNFFPPTQQQLRFFTEFYNSAAHLGDGAPYVLNYQLLTAETRQPLAAYGGFSRRQATANDVLLAQLDIQTLPSGNYIVQVMARNAAGEILATQEKFFQRSNPSAMVAQVSTANGLLDLHGTFAEHLTDDHLTWVLPALQPLATADEVETLRTVAEQGTLAQKRDYLYRFWHERHPFSAQEAYHDYVERLQIAEKLYTSPNLRAYQTDRGRVYLQYGKPNFIENELTYRQRNAIANSSMIPFEVWHYPHVIPYNQTNRTFVFVQENRANNNYRLVHSDAIGENRNDEWYLMVQGNAPSMDQFQPESTDRYLRP, encoded by the coding sequence ATGGCGAGAACACGCGGAACATGGTGGGTGTGGACCAGCGGACTGCTGCTCAGTCTGGCAATGCCCGCTTGCCGGTTAACGGCGCAGTCGCTTTCGGCAACGCTTGACTTTCAGCGGTTTCGGTTGGAGCGCGACCAGGCCCTGATCGAGCTCTGGCTCGGGGTGGAGGGTTCGTCGTTGCAATACAACCCCGTAGCGCCTCCGGACCAAGGCTGGCAGGGGGCTGTACACTACACGTGGATGATCCGGCGCGAAGATTCCGTATTTTTTGCCGAAAAGGTGCGTCTCGTCTCGCCCGTTTTTCCGACGGTAACGGGTACAACCCAGTGGCTTAGCGGCCGCCAGCGCGTGGCGCTTCCTTACGGCACCTATACCCTGGAGGTTGAAACGCGCGACGAAAATCGCCCCGATGCCCCGCCCCTCCATACCAACATTCCTTTGGAAGTGAGCTTTCCGGAGGCGCAGCCTGCCTTTAGCGACCTGCAATTGCTGGAGGATTACCGCCCCGCTACCTCCGAAACGCCGCACGCCCGGCACGGCTGGCTGTTGCAGCCTTATCCGGGTAACTTCTTTCCGCCCACCCAGCAACAGTTGCGCTTCTTCACCGAATTCTACAACAGCGCTGCGCACCTGGGCGATGGCGCCCCCTACGTGCTGAATTACCAGCTCCTGACGGCCGAAACCCGACAGCCGCTAGCGGCCTACGGGGGCTTCAGCCGACGCCAGGCCACCGCGAATGATGTACTGCTGGCCCAACTCGACATTCAGACCCTGCCGTCCGGTAACTACATTGTACAGGTCATGGCACGCAATGCCGCGGGCGAGATTCTCGCGACACAGGAGAAATTCTTTCAGCGCAGCAACCCGAGTGCGATGGTCGCTCAGGTGAGTACCGCCAATGGCCTGCTGGATTTGCACGGTACGTTTGCCGAACACCTGACCGACGACCACCTGACGTGGGTACTGCCCGCGCTGCAACCCCTCGCCACTGCCGATGAAGTCGAAACGTTGCGCACCGTAGCCGAACAGGGCACGCTCGCACAAAAACGCGATTACCTGTACCGTTTCTGGCACGAGCGGCATCCGTTTTCTGCCCAGGAGGCCTATCACGATTATGTAGAGCGGCTGCAAATCGCCGAGAAGCTGTACACCAGTCCGAACCTGCGTGCCTACCAGACCGACCGGGGCCGGGTGTATCTGCAGTATGGCAAGCCGAACTTCATTGAAAACGAGCTGACCTACCGCCAGCGCAACGCCATCGCCAATTCGTCGATGATTCCATTTGAAGTGTGGCACTACCCACACGTTATTCCTTATAACCAGACCAACCGTACCTTTGTATTTGTGCAGGAAAACCGAGCCAACAACAATTACCGTCTGGTGCATTCGGATGCCATCGGCGAAAACCGCAACGACGAGTGGTACCTGATGGTGCAGGGCAACGCCCCGTCGATGGACCAGTTTCAACCCGAGTCGACCGACCGTTACCTCCGCCCCTGA
- a CDS encoding PQQ-dependent sugar dehydrogenase encodes MKKITLPGSVRHASWLVALGLCIGTGCQSEHSQENDTQNTETVRLKPDPDNGSIELPDGFEALVVADTLGSARHMVVRDNGDIYVALRKSADGKGIVALRDTTQDGRADIIQKFGDYTGTGIDIHKGYLYFAPDTLVVRYKMNEGDLLPQPSAEIIAQGFDNQHQHEAKPFTFDEAGNLYVTVGAPSNACQDPDRTPGTPGQDPCPILEKHGGIWQFKDDQPHQDQMADGHRYATGIRNAVALDWNKDANSLYALQHGRDQLNSFWPKLYTDAQNAELPAEEFFKIEDGSNFGWPYCYYDWQQDQKLLNPEYGGDGKAIGRCDTMDQPIMAFPGHWAPNDLLFYTGDMFPERYKKGAFIAFHGSWNRAPKPQAGFFVAFVPFEGDKPSGDWERFADGFPGADSLASPGDAEYRPMGLAQGPDGSLYIADSQKGRIWRVVYQPQTAATPSESTPSLATVNP; translated from the coding sequence ATGAAGAAGATTACTTTACCTGGCTCTGTGCGCCATGCCTCCTGGCTCGTTGCGCTGGGCTTATGCATTGGCACAGGATGCCAGTCTGAGCACAGCCAGGAAAACGACACCCAAAACACCGAAACGGTGCGGCTGAAGCCCGACCCGGACAACGGGAGTATTGAACTGCCCGACGGATTCGAAGCCCTGGTGGTAGCCGACACGCTCGGCAGCGCGCGGCACATGGTCGTGCGCGACAACGGGGACATTTACGTGGCGCTGCGTAAGTCTGCCGACGGCAAAGGCATTGTGGCGCTGCGCGATACGACGCAGGATGGCCGTGCAGATATCATTCAGAAATTCGGAGACTATACCGGTACCGGCATCGACATCCACAAAGGCTATCTTTATTTCGCGCCCGACACGCTGGTGGTCCGCTACAAAATGAACGAGGGCGACCTCTTGCCCCAGCCTTCGGCAGAAATCATCGCTCAGGGTTTCGACAACCAGCACCAACACGAAGCCAAGCCGTTTACCTTCGACGAGGCTGGTAATCTGTACGTGACGGTAGGGGCACCTTCCAACGCCTGCCAGGATCCGGACCGCACGCCCGGTACGCCCGGACAAGACCCCTGCCCCATTCTGGAAAAACACGGGGGCATCTGGCAGTTTAAAGACGACCAACCCCATCAGGACCAGATGGCCGACGGCCACCGCTACGCAACCGGCATTCGCAATGCCGTGGCGCTGGACTGGAACAAGGATGCCAACAGCTTATACGCCCTGCAACACGGACGCGACCAACTCAACTCGTTCTGGCCGAAGCTGTATACCGACGCGCAAAACGCCGAACTTCCGGCCGAAGAGTTTTTCAAGATCGAAGACGGATCGAATTTCGGCTGGCCCTACTGCTACTACGACTGGCAGCAGGATCAGAAACTGCTGAACCCGGAATACGGCGGTGACGGCAAAGCCATCGGGCGTTGCGATACGATGGACCAACCCATCATGGCCTTCCCCGGTCACTGGGCGCCGAATGATCTTCTGTTCTACACCGGCGACATGTTCCCGGAACGTTACAAAAAAGGGGCGTTCATCGCGTTTCACGGTTCCTGGAACCGCGCACCGAAGCCGCAGGCTGGGTTCTTCGTGGCGTTTGTGCCGTTCGAAGGCGACAAGCCTTCCGGAGATTGGGAACGATTCGCCGACGGCTTTCCGGGTGCCGACAGCCTTGCCTCTCCTGGTGATGCCGAGTACCGTCCGATGGGACTGGCACAAGGCCCGGACGGGTCGCTTTACATTGCCGACTCGCAAAAAGGCCGCATCTGGCGTGTGGTCTACCAGCCGCAAACCGCGGCCACTCCCTCGGAATCTACCCCAAGTTTAGCTACAGTAAATCCTTAG
- a CDS encoding arylsulfatase: MRLLLPCFLLLTLLAACAPSDTTTHGATPPTRPNILIILADDMGYSDLGCYGSEIRTPHLDQLAAQGVKFRRFYNAARCCPTRASLLTGLYPHQAGMGKMVVDADTPREPGPYAGYLTPQSVTLAEALRDTGYATYMAGKWHVGEHPDFWPRRRGFDRYFGLISGASSYFELVDERPRVRYMVHDDSLWYPPDSGFYMTDAFTDSTINFLQTHLDEKPSQPFFCYLAYNAPHYPLHALPDDIARYEGVYNMGWDSLRAQRHRQQIASGLLDSTYLLSPRPDDLAAWADTTDQTEWARRMQVYAAMVDRMDQGIGKIVEMLRQHDALENTIIFFLSDNGGCAEDISGRNLHDPTVPIGLRGSYVAYREPWANASNTPYRRYKAWTNEGGAITPMIVHWPQGLTQTGVTLQGIGHVVDLMPTCLALAEASYPTVHHGETIPPMAGHDLLPILRGEDNSAHREIGWEHFGRKAYRQGKWKLVDELNGWELYDLEADPTELHNLATEQPERLQQMVDLYEAWAQKVGV; the protein is encoded by the coding sequence ATGCGCCTGCTTCTTCCGTGCTTTCTGTTGTTGACCCTCTTAGCGGCTTGTGCGCCGTCCGATACAACCACCCACGGCGCTACACCGCCGACGCGCCCCAACATCCTGATCATTCTGGCCGACGACATGGGCTACTCGGACCTGGGTTGCTACGGCAGCGAAATTCGCACGCCCCATCTGGACCAACTTGCCGCACAGGGTGTCAAATTCCGGCGGTTTTACAACGCCGCCCGCTGTTGCCCTACCCGGGCCTCGCTGCTGACCGGGCTTTACCCCCACCAGGCAGGGATGGGCAAAATGGTAGTAGACGCCGACACGCCGCGCGAGCCTGGTCCGTACGCAGGCTACCTGACGCCGCAAAGCGTTACCCTGGCCGAAGCCCTGCGCGACACCGGCTACGCGACCTATATGGCCGGAAAATGGCACGTGGGCGAACACCCGGATTTCTGGCCTCGCCGTCGCGGCTTCGACCGTTACTTTGGGCTGATCAGTGGCGCCAGCAGTTACTTCGAACTGGTCGACGAACGGCCGCGCGTCCGCTACATGGTCCATGACGACTCGCTGTGGTATCCGCCCGACTCGGGATTCTACATGACCGATGCCTTTACCGACAGCACCATCAACTTCCTGCAAACCCATCTGGACGAGAAGCCTTCGCAGCCGTTTTTCTGCTACCTCGCTTACAACGCACCGCATTACCCATTGCACGCCTTGCCGGACGACATCGCCCGTTACGAAGGCGTGTACAATATGGGATGGGACTCGCTGCGCGCGCAACGCCATCGGCAACAAATCGCTTCCGGCTTGCTGGATTCGACTTACCTCCTGTCGCCACGGCCCGACGACCTTGCGGCCTGGGCTGACACCACAGACCAGACCGAGTGGGCGCGCCGGATGCAGGTCTATGCCGCCATGGTAGACCGCATGGACCAGGGAATCGGGAAAATAGTGGAGATGCTCCGCCAGCACGATGCGCTGGAGAATACGATCATCTTCTTTCTTTCGGACAACGGAGGCTGTGCCGAGGATATTTCCGGACGCAATTTGCACGATCCGACGGTTCCGATTGGGTTGCGCGGCTCGTACGTGGCGTACCGCGAGCCCTGGGCCAATGCATCGAATACGCCCTATCGGCGCTACAAAGCCTGGACGAATGAAGGTGGGGCCATCACACCGATGATCGTGCACTGGCCACAAGGCCTGACGCAAACGGGTGTGACCTTACAGGGCATCGGCCACGTAGTCGATCTGATGCCTACGTGCTTAGCACTCGCCGAAGCCTCGTATCCCACTGTACATCACGGAGAAACCATTCCCCCGATGGCCGGGCATGACCTGTTGCCCATTTTGCGCGGTGAGGATAACTCTGCCCACCGCGAAATCGGCTGGGAGCATTTCGGGCGGAAGGCGTATCGCCAGGGGAAGTGGAAACTTGTAGATGAGTTGAATGGCTGGGAATTGTACGATCTGGAAGCCGACCCGACCGAACTCCACAACTTGGCCACCGAACAGCCGGAGCGGTTGCAACAGATGGTCGATCTTTATGAGGCCTGGGCCCAAAAAGTGGGAGTTTAA
- a CDS encoding TIGR01777 family oxidoreductase, producing the protein MNTHPTLVLAGGSGFLGQLLTRHFAAQGYRIVILSRHAAQPSSSQVHYYAWDGHTPGPWQQALEGAAALINLTGKSVNCRYTPANRQEIVRSRVASTQVLGEAIRACQHPPKVWINAGSAAIYGNAGVQLMDEFSATGEGFSADVCRAWEEAFEQQTTPHTRKVMLRLGLVLSPEGGVLPPFLKLVQARLGGRIGHGDQYLSWLHADDFVRMVQYVMQHEELTGIFNATGPEPVRNHQWMRTLRQVTRHRFGLPTPAWLARLGTTLAGTEAELLLQGRRAIPARLLRSGFQFRHPYLEEALCHLLRVSPPEPVSFFAPVLPSRTASS; encoded by the coding sequence ATGAATACACACCCCACCCTCGTATTGGCCGGCGGTTCCGGATTTCTCGGCCAGCTCCTTACCCGGCACTTTGCCGCACAGGGCTATCGCATCGTCATCTTATCGCGCCACGCCGCCCAGCCGTCTTCCTCTCAAGTGCATTACTACGCTTGGGACGGTCACACGCCCGGCCCCTGGCAGCAGGCCCTAGAAGGCGCTGCGGCCCTGATCAACCTGACGGGCAAATCTGTCAACTGCCGCTATACACCCGCCAACCGCCAGGAGATTGTTCGTTCGCGTGTGGCGTCGACGCAGGTGCTGGGCGAAGCAATCCGTGCTTGTCAGCATCCGCCGAAAGTGTGGATCAATGCCGGTTCCGCGGCGATTTATGGCAACGCCGGGGTGCAGTTGATGGACGAATTTTCGGCTACGGGCGAGGGATTTTCGGCGGACGTGTGTCGGGCTTGGGAAGAAGCATTCGAACAGCAGACTACACCTCACACCCGTAAAGTGATGCTCCGCCTGGGACTGGTGCTCAGCCCGGAAGGCGGCGTTCTCCCCCCTTTTTTAAAACTGGTACAAGCCCGGCTCGGCGGCCGTATAGGTCACGGGGATCAGTACCTGAGCTGGCTGCACGCCGACGATTTTGTGCGGATGGTGCAGTATGTAATGCAGCACGAGGAACTCACCGGCATTTTCAACGCGACCGGTCCTGAACCCGTTCGAAATCACCAGTGGATGCGCACCCTGCGCCAGGTAACCCGGCATCGGTTCGGCTTGCCCACCCCGGCGTGGCTGGCGCGTCTGGGCACTACCCTGGCCGGTACTGAAGCCGAACTCCTGTTGCAGGGACGGCGCGCCATTCCGGCCCGTCTGCTCCGCAGTGGCTTTCAGTTCCGGCATCCGTATCTGGAAGAAGCGCTTTGCCACCTGCTGCGCGTTTCTCCGCCGGAGCCGGTTTCTTTCTTTGCACCGGTATTGCCTAGCCGAACGGCTTCGTCTTGA